The following coding sequences lie in one Amycolatopsis cihanbeyliensis genomic window:
- a CDS encoding LacI family DNA-binding transcriptional regulator: MSPSRSSRPTQRDIAELAGVSITTVSHVVNGTRAVAPETRTAVLTAIEQTGYTGDAIARSLVTGGTRSIGVAISLLANPYFAVLMQAIEREAAAAGYTVLLADTHDTVSTEQDTVRALRSRRVDGLLLTPAPGDGTVIGELVSLGMPTVLLDRLTTRTDVDQVGAENIQSTSALTEHLGSRGHRRIGLISGAPGLATSEERTLGYRLGLGRSGLAWNPELVTCGHSAREGGAAALRELLALPEPPTAVVVANDAMMVGVLHEAQRRGLRIGGDLALAGYDDAEWADLVDPPLTTMAQPVEEIGRQAVRLLLGRIADPDRAPETIRLPPALRHRASCGC; encoded by the coding sequence ATGTCGCCGTCGAGATCGTCCCGCCCCACCCAGCGCGATATCGCCGAGCTGGCCGGCGTCTCGATCACCACGGTCTCGCACGTGGTCAACGGGACCAGGGCGGTGGCGCCGGAGACCAGGACCGCCGTACTGACCGCGATCGAGCAGACCGGCTACACCGGGGACGCGATCGCCCGCTCACTGGTGACCGGCGGTACCCGATCCATCGGGGTGGCCATCTCGCTGCTGGCCAACCCGTACTTCGCGGTGCTGATGCAGGCGATCGAGCGGGAGGCCGCGGCGGCCGGGTACACGGTGCTGCTCGCCGACACCCACGACACGGTGTCCACCGAGCAGGACACCGTACGCGCGCTGCGCTCCCGGCGGGTGGACGGCCTGCTGCTCACCCCGGCGCCAGGCGACGGCACGGTGATCGGCGAGCTGGTGTCGCTGGGCATGCCGACGGTGCTGCTGGACCGGCTCACCACCCGCACCGATGTGGACCAGGTCGGCGCGGAGAACATCCAGTCCACCTCGGCACTGACCGAGCACCTCGGCAGCCGCGGGCACCGGCGGATCGGGCTGATCTCCGGCGCGCCCGGCCTGGCCACCAGCGAGGAACGCACGCTCGGCTACCGGCTGGGTCTCGGCCGCAGCGGGCTCGCCTGGAACCCGGAACTGGTGACCTGCGGGCATTCCGCCCGGGAGGGTGGCGCCGCGGCGCTGCGCGAGCTGCTGGCGCTGCCCGAGCCACCGACCGCCGTGGTGGTGGCCAACGACGCGATGATGGTGGGCGTGCTGCACGAGGCACAGCGGCGCGGGCTGCGGATCGGCGGCGACCTGGCGCTGGCCGGGTACGACGACGCGGAGTGGGCCGACCTGGTGGATCCCCCGCTGACCACGATGGCGCAGCCGGTGGAGGAGATCGGCAGGCAGGCGGTCCGGCTACTGCTCGGGCGGATCGCCGATCCCGACCGGGCCCCGGAGACCATCCGGCTGCCACCCGCGCTACGGCACCGTGCCTCCTGCGGCTGCTAG
- a CDS encoding glycoside hydrolase family 76 protein yields MTSARWASAAERAVTSRHLCRVYGLPGTVLGRSAWPPGPADRPHRHWNYWWQAHLLDCLVDAQLRDPEPRRARLIGRFARSIRLRNRGGWLNDYYDDIAWLALALQRAHAVTGLDVRVPLRRILARLRAGWSRDGGGGIWWRRGDRFKNAPANGPAAIAHARAGDTERARALLAWMAGTLVDPATGLVRDGLRVAEPGQEEGDELVTLVYTYCQGVFLGACLELSDVDAAARTVRAVAAHCAPGGVLRGQGGGDGGLFAGILARYLALAARGLPPGEAASAAAGLVRASAEACRRGSATVAGLPLFSPEWTEQAPDPGALAGHPARDLSVQVGAWMLLEAAATLD; encoded by the coding sequence ATGACCTCGGCGCGGTGGGCGAGCGCCGCCGAGCGGGCGGTGACGAGCAGGCACCTGTGCCGGGTGTACGGGCTACCCGGCACAGTGCTCGGGCGCAGCGCCTGGCCACCCGGCCCGGCCGATCGGCCGCACCGGCACTGGAACTACTGGTGGCAGGCGCACCTGCTGGACTGCCTTGTGGACGCGCAACTGCGCGACCCGGAACCCCGGCGCGCGCGGCTGATCGGCCGGTTCGCCCGCTCGATCCGGTTACGCAACCGCGGCGGCTGGCTGAACGACTACTACGACGACATCGCCTGGCTGGCGCTGGCCCTGCAACGGGCGCACGCGGTGACCGGCCTGGACGTGCGGGTTCCTTTACGGCGGATCCTGGCCCGGCTGCGCGCGGGGTGGTCCCGGGACGGGGGTGGCGGGATCTGGTGGCGGCGCGGGGACCGGTTCAAGAACGCGCCGGCCAACGGGCCCGCCGCCATCGCGCATGCCCGCGCGGGGGACACCGAGCGGGCCCGCGCGCTGCTCGCCTGGATGGCGGGCACGCTGGTCGATCCGGCCACCGGGCTGGTCCGGGACGGGTTGCGGGTCGCCGAGCCGGGCCAGGAGGAGGGCGACGAGCTGGTCACCCTCGTCTACACCTACTGCCAGGGCGTCTTCCTCGGCGCCTGCCTCGAGCTGTCCGATGTGGACGCGGCAGCGCGTACGGTCCGCGCGGTGGCGGCACACTGCGCGCCCGGCGGGGTGCTGCGCGGCCAGGGCGGTGGCGACGGCGGGCTGTTCGCCGGCATCCTGGCCCGCTACCTCGCGCTGGCCGCCCGCGGGCTCCCGCCGGGAGAGGCGGCGAGCGCGGCTGCCGGGCTGGTGCGTGCCTCGGCCGAGGCCTGCAGGCGGGGCTCGGCCACGGTGGCGGGTCTGCCGCTGTTCAGTCCGGAGTGGACGGAGCAGGCACCGGACCCCGGTGCGCTGGCAGGGCATCCGGCCCGTGACCTCTCCGTGCAGGTCGGTGCCTGGATGCTGCTGGAGGCCGCGGCCACGCTGGACTAG
- a CDS encoding molybdopterin-dependent oxidoreductase produces MTKAHVTCPLCEATCGLEVTLDGREVAGVRGDAEDVFSGGFICPKGTSIGALHHDPDRLRAPLVKRDGTFVEVSWDEAFAEIDARLPGIRAEHGPNAVAVYAGNPSVHNLSTALYGRALYKALGTRNFYTAGTVDQIPKHYSSGYLFGDAFTIPVPDLDRTEHLLILGANPLVSNGSLMTAADARGRLRRIRERGGRIVVVDPRRTRTAKAADEHHAIRPGTDALLLFALVRVLFAEERVALGRLAEHVHGVEAVRELALPFTPEAVAPATGIAAGEIRRMARELAAAERAVVYGRIGTTTQAFGTLASWLVDVLNVLTGNLDAEGGAMFPLAAAGQANAAGRARRPFATGRWHTRVRGLPEVFGEVPVAALAEEISTPGAERVRALITVCGNPCLSAPNAGRLAEALGELDFMVSLDVYLNETTRHADVILPGPSPLERPHYDLALYQLAVRNVANWTPAALPAELPQEWETLLRLTGIVTGQGPDVDLAALDEAMAAEVARRSGVEPAAAADRRGPERLIDLMLRGGPYELTLADLEAAPHGLDLGPLRPRIPEVLSTAGGKVELAPESITADVPRLAETLLAPVNGMVLIGRRHLSSNNSWMHNLEPLVRGSNRCTVQVHPEDASRLGLTDGGTAELSARTGRIRVPVEVTEEIRPGVVSVPHGWGHDLAGVRAAVAAEHAGVNSNLVADERLLDALSGTAVLNGIPVQVAPA; encoded by the coding sequence ATGACCAAGGCGCATGTGACATGTCCGTTGTGCGAGGCGACCTGCGGGCTGGAGGTCACCCTGGACGGCCGGGAGGTCGCGGGGGTTCGCGGGGATGCCGAGGACGTGTTCTCCGGCGGGTTCATCTGCCCGAAGGGCACCTCGATCGGTGCCCTGCACCACGACCCGGACCGGCTGCGCGCCCCGCTGGTGAAGCGGGACGGCACCTTCGTCGAGGTGTCCTGGGACGAGGCCTTCGCCGAGATCGACGCCCGGCTGCCCGGCATCCGCGCCGAGCACGGGCCGAACGCGGTCGCCGTCTACGCGGGCAACCCGAGCGTGCACAACCTGTCCACCGCGCTCTACGGCCGGGCGCTGTACAAGGCGCTCGGCACCCGGAACTTCTACACCGCGGGCACGGTGGACCAGATCCCGAAGCACTACTCCAGCGGGTACCTGTTCGGCGACGCCTTCACCATCCCGGTGCCGGACCTGGACCGCACCGAGCACCTGCTGATTCTCGGCGCGAACCCGCTGGTGTCCAACGGCAGCCTGATGACCGCCGCGGACGCGCGGGGCAGGCTGCGCCGGATCCGGGAGCGCGGCGGGCGGATCGTGGTCGTCGACCCGCGGCGTACCCGGACCGCGAAGGCGGCCGACGAGCACCACGCGATCCGGCCCGGCACCGACGCGCTGCTGCTGTTCGCGCTGGTGCGGGTGCTGTTCGCGGAGGAAAGGGTGGCGCTGGGCAGGCTGGCCGAGCATGTGCACGGGGTGGAAGCGGTACGCGAGCTGGCGCTGCCGTTCACCCCGGAGGCGGTCGCCCCGGCCACCGGGATCGCGGCCGGCGAGATCCGCCGGATGGCGCGCGAGCTGGCCGCGGCCGAGCGGGCCGTGGTGTACGGCCGGATCGGCACCACCACCCAGGCCTTCGGCACCCTGGCCAGCTGGCTGGTGGACGTGCTCAACGTGCTCACCGGGAACCTGGACGCCGAGGGCGGGGCGATGTTCCCGCTGGCCGCTGCCGGGCAGGCCAACGCCGCCGGGCGGGCCCGCAGGCCGTTCGCCACGGGCCGGTGGCACACCAGGGTGCGCGGCCTGCCCGAGGTGTTCGGCGAGGTGCCGGTGGCCGCGCTGGCCGAGGAGATCAGTACCCCCGGCGCGGAGCGGGTGCGGGCGCTGATCACGGTGTGCGGCAACCCCTGCCTGAGTGCCCCGAACGCGGGGCGGCTGGCCGAGGCGCTCGGCGAGCTGGACTTCATGGTGTCGCTGGATGTGTACCTGAACGAGACCACCCGGCACGCCGACGTGATCCTGCCGGGGCCGAGCCCGCTGGAACGGCCGCACTACGACCTCGCGCTCTACCAGCTCGCGGTGCGCAATGTGGCGAACTGGACCCCGGCGGCGCTGCCGGCCGAGCTGCCGCAGGAGTGGGAGACGCTGCTGCGGCTGACCGGGATCGTGACCGGCCAGGGTCCGGACGTCGACCTCGCCGCGCTGGACGAGGCGATGGCCGCCGAGGTCGCGCGGCGCTCCGGCGTGGAACCCGCGGCCGCGGCGGATCGGCGCGGGCCGGAACGGTTGATCGACCTGATGCTGCGCGGCGGCCCCTACGAACTCACCCTCGCCGATCTGGAGGCCGCCCCGCACGGGCTCGACCTCGGGCCGTTGCGCCCGCGCATCCCGGAGGTGCTGAGCACCGCCGGCGGCAAGGTGGAGCTGGCCCCGGAGTCGATCACCGCCGATGTGCCGCGGCTGGCCGAGACCCTCCTGGCACCGGTGAACGGCATGGTGCTCATCGGCCGCAGGCACCTGAGCTCGAACAACTCCTGGATGCACAACCTGGAGCCGCTGGTCCGCGGCAGCAACAGGTGCACGGTGCAGGTGCATCCCGAGGACGCGAGCAGGCTCGGCCTCACCGACGGCGGCACGGCCGAGCTCAGCGCGCGGACCGGCCGGATCCGGGTTCCGGTGGAGGTGACCGAGGAGATCCGGCCCGGGGTGGTGAGCGTTCCGCACGGCTGGGGCCACGACCTGGCCGGGGTACGCGCCGCGGTCGCCGCCGAGCATGCCGGGGTGAACTCGA